A stretch of the Marinobacter sp. JH2 genome encodes the following:
- a CDS encoding DNA-binding protein has protein sequence MIRERLIEFFNVSGVTSKDMEKLTGIDRDKWNAVRAKRRRVNEDDIEAFNGAFPQFAYWLTTGLTIPEAGQISPEIEKARSQNNLKIG, from the coding sequence ATGATTAGAGAGCGGTTAATTGAGTTCTTCAATGTGTCCGGCGTAACGTCTAAGGACATGGAAAAGCTGACAGGAATAGACCGGGACAAATGGAATGCGGTTCGGGCGAAGCGTCGTCGTGTTAATGAAGACGACATAGAAGCGTTTAATGGAGCTTTCCCGCAGTTCGCCTACTGGCTAACCACAGGCTTAACGATCCCAGAGGCAGGACAGATCAGTCCGGAGATAGAGAAGGCGCGTTCTCAAAACAATCTGAAGATAGGATAG
- a CDS encoding DUF2523 family protein, giving the protein MEFIADFFNAIWGYLESIPAFLDDALVKLSAWYVIWVTKAKIYFVGFAWDVAQEVLNQLNISGTINQYWGSIDSKVMGALTYFRIPEALNIILNAHLTRYVLGVLK; this is encoded by the coding sequence ATGGAATTTATCGCTGATTTCTTCAACGCCATCTGGGGCTATCTCGAAAGCATCCCCGCTTTCCTCGACGATGCCCTGGTCAAACTCTCCGCGTGGTACGTCATCTGGGTGACCAAAGCCAAAATCTACTTTGTAGGCTTCGCCTGGGATGTTGCCCAGGAAGTCCTGAACCAGCTCAACATCTCCGGCACGATCAACCAGTACTGGGGCTCCATCGACTCCAAAGTCATGGGGGCGCTGACCTACTTCCGCATACCCGAAGCTCTAAACATCATCCTCAACGCTCACCTGACCCGTTACGTCTTGGGAGTGCTGAAATGA
- a CDS encoding zonular occludens toxin domain-containing protein yields MTINIHHGPPGSYKSAGVVQRYVIPALTGEDSDYPDGRCVVTNIRGLDSIERVEEAFSVTCGPESRIINLETETRDALEYAARWFHWAPIGALIVLDEAQAVYPAARRDFRIEHLDYPGGKDAAQHDSRPADVLLAFDMHRHYNWDLFLCTPNIGKIHKEIRQSAQQAYRHWQMGHIVPWKKNKWRELEHDPENSGKAASHSIGVPKEYKVDLRVFECYQSTKTGKAKGVVGGHSILKDRKLQFTVVVIVGSFAFLGYQAYNIIEREKVRLSGDPVAVPESDSTNSSANPNGANGGSTATDREAERTVNPSPNNAPHSHQHLEHPFADVELRISGSVNRLYLFQGKDTQGEFALTQRDLASFGYRVLYIRNCHGQLWWEGEPVQNLYCQRMRSYEAEPRPTFEAAVFPPLISSTQNASPAER; encoded by the coding sequence ATGACCATCAACATCCACCACGGTCCACCCGGTTCATACAAATCTGCGGGTGTTGTACAACGCTACGTCATCCCCGCTTTAACCGGCGAAGACAGCGACTACCCCGACGGCCGTTGCGTCGTCACCAACATAAGAGGGCTGGATTCCATCGAACGCGTGGAAGAAGCCTTTAGCGTCACCTGCGGGCCGGAATCGAGAATCATCAACCTCGAAACTGAAACCCGGGACGCGCTTGAATACGCCGCCCGTTGGTTTCATTGGGCCCCGATCGGAGCCCTGATCGTCCTCGATGAAGCCCAGGCAGTGTATCCAGCGGCACGAAGAGATTTCCGAATCGAACACCTGGATTACCCAGGCGGAAAAGACGCAGCCCAACACGATAGCCGCCCGGCGGATGTCCTCTTAGCCTTCGACATGCACCGTCACTACAACTGGGATCTGTTCCTGTGCACACCCAACATCGGAAAGATCCACAAAGAAATACGCCAGAGTGCCCAGCAAGCCTACCGACACTGGCAAATGGGCCACATCGTGCCCTGGAAGAAAAACAAATGGAGGGAATTAGAACATGACCCTGAGAACAGCGGAAAAGCTGCCTCCCATAGCATCGGTGTCCCAAAAGAATACAAAGTCGACCTCCGAGTCTTCGAGTGCTACCAGTCGACCAAAACCGGCAAAGCTAAAGGGGTGGTCGGGGGCCATTCAATCCTTAAAGATCGCAAGCTTCAGTTTACAGTTGTGGTTATCGTCGGCAGCTTCGCGTTTCTCGGTTATCAGGCGTACAACATTATCGAAAGGGAAAAAGTACGTCTCTCTGGCGATCCGGTGGCTGTTCCTGAGAGTGATTCGACTAACAGTAGCGCTAACCCTAATGGTGCTAATGGGGGCAGCACTGCGACTGATCGCGAGGCTGAGCGTACTGTAAACCCATCACCGAACAACGCACCCCATTCACACCAGCACCTGGAACACCCGTTTGCTGACGTCGAGCTACGCATCTCCGGCAGCGTTAACCGCCTCTATCTTTTCCAGGGTAAAGATACCCAGGGCGAATTCGCGCTTACCCAGCGGGATCTGGCCAGTTTCGGCTATCGCGTTCTCTACATCCGAAATTGTCATGGCCAACTCTGGTGGGAAGGCGAGCCCGTCCAGAATCTCTACTGCCAACGCATGCGCAGTTATGAAGCGGAACCCAGGCCAACCTTTGAAGCAGCGGTATTCCCGCCATTGATCAGTTCCACACAAAATGCGTCGCCCGCGGAGCGCTAG